GTCAATTAAAAGGGCTGCGTCTCCTGCGACTTCCGGTAACGATGAAGTGTTAGACGTAACGACGGGTGCGCCTAATGTCATCGCTTCTAGTACAGGAAGCCCAAATCCTTCATAGTGGGACGGATAAGCGAAAACATCCGCTTTTGCATAAAATAGGGCAACTATTTCATCGGACAAATAGTTGAGATGATGAATTTCGTTTTGCCAGGGTGAATCCTCAATGGCTGCAAATATGGATTGATATTTCCAGCCTTTTTGACCAATGAGGACTAATTGATGTTCTATCTTGTATTTTTGCTTGAGTTGATTGAAGGCTGAAATTAAGGCAATAATGTTTTTTCGCGGCTCAATTGTACTAACAAATAAAATATAGGGTTTAGAAAAATCATAGTTAACTGTCTTTAAGGTTTGCTCCATTAAGCCCGCAGTTAAGCTTATCGAATCATAACGACTGGCTAAGGGAGTCACGCAGATGCGTTCTGGGTCTACGTTTAAATAGTGAACAATGTCCTGCTTAGAACTTTCTGAGATTGTGAGTATTAAGTCAGTCCATTTGAGGGATTGTTTAACTCGTTGGGTATAGGTTCTAACGATGGAATTAACATAATTGGGATATTTAATAAAGCTGAGGTCATAAATATTCATGAGCTTCAAGCTTTTTTGACATGGATATACAGCATAGTTAGTGCCGTGCATGATGTCTGGATAACCCATTTTTTGCTCAAAGTAGTTTAAGAACGGGTTAGGAAAAGTAGCTAAGATATTAGTGAATCTGACGGGAAGAGGTAATAGATAAAGATTGGAATATTGGGTTAAAGTTTCTGGAAACGATAATCGACCTTGCATCCAGTTCTTTAGGCTCGGTTGATAAACAATTCCTAATTCAAAATTGTCTTGAGCTTGTAAGGTATGTAAGGCACGAATGACGTTATAAACGTAAAAACCAACTCCACTCGGTTTAGGAAGTAAAGGAGTAGCATCAACAACAACCTTGAGCATGAAGATGGCTATGCTTTTGTGTGAGTGAGTTCTTTGAGGTCATGATCGACCATAATTTCCACCAATTGCTCAAAGGAATGCTGAGGTGTCCAATGAAGTTGGCTTTTAATTTTACCAATGCAGCCAACAAGCTGTACTGATTCGTCGGGTCGGTAAAAGGCTGGGTCTACGGAAACATAATTTTGCCAGTTTAGACCCACACAGTTAAAAGCACACTCGACTAACTCTCTAACTGAGTGGGTTTCACCGCTAGCAATGATGTAGTCATCAGGTTTTTCTTGTTGCAACATCATCCACATCGCATAGACGGCATCCTGGGCATAGCACCAGTCGCGACGCGCATCCAGGTTGCCGAGTTTTAATTCCTGGGCGAGACCTAGTTTGATCATGGCAGCAGCACGAGTGATTTTGCGAAAGACGAATTCAGTACCGCGCCGGGGAGATTCGTGGGTGTAGGTGATGCCGCAGCAGGCATAGAGATTGTACTGTTGCCGATAGTTAACGGTCATCCAGTGGGCGTAGGCTTTAGCGACGCCGTAGGGGTTGCGGGGACGGAAGGCGGTACGTTCGGTTTGAGGGGATTCGTCGGGCTGACCGAAGACTTCACTACTGGAGGCTTGGTAGAATTTGGCATCCGGTTTGCAGCGACGGATGGACTCTAGCAAACGGGAAACTCCGAGAGCGGTGTATTCGGCGGTGAGGGAGGGTTGTGTCCAGGAAAGGGGAACGTAGCTTTGGGACGCGAGATTATAGATTTCGTCGGGTTGGGATTGGGCGATCGCATCCATTAACGAACATTGGTCTAGAAGATCCCCAGAAAGAATCTGGACATTACCCGAAAGGTGACTAATCCGGCTAATGTTGCCGGAACTGGAACGGCGGACTAGACCAAAGACTTGGTACCCTTTGTCGATGAGAAGTTCGGCTAGGTAGGATCCGTCTTGCCCAGTCAATCCTGTGATTAAAGCTTTTTTGACAGTCATGAGGATTTTCTAGCGTTGACAGGCGACGCTGAGGTTTTAACTATATACCCTATACTAAATCCTTGTAAATCAACTCTTTTAGAGGAATTTCTACCTCTAGGCTTTTGATGGATTCACTTGAATTTCTACTTCATGGACTGAATCTTCGGGTGGTTTAGGAAAAATATAAACTTGATCAGATACTAGGTCAAATTTTATTTGATAACGTCCTGGTTGCTCCGGAAAAACGATAGATCCGATAGCTTTAGCTTTTTCAGATTTTTTGGGTGTCCCAGAAACATAAAGATATTGTTCGCTTTTGATTTCGTTTTTACTGTTTAAAAATAAAAGTCTTACCCGTATTTCACCTTTTTTTACAGCAGTTTCATATCCAAACCATTGAGATGATCCTATATTTTCAACCTCAGCTTCAAGCAAGGCTTCTGATTGGGCAGGGACGGAAAAATTGGGAGATAGGGGTTGGTTGCCGTTATAGGTAACTTGGTTGATACTTCCATTGAGACCGTTAATATATTTAGATTTTTTCACAGGAGGATGAAAAAACTTGTGAAATACAGCCTGAGTATGTCTTTCTATTTGATTGTCTTTGATATACCAGAGTCTAGACGGATATTTCTCTATCTTCAGAGGAGTGATGCTCCAGTAAAGACCTTTATCCCCAAAGGCACCGACTATCTGAACAAAAAAGGAAAGTATCAAAATTAACAAAAACAATAATCTTTTAGATTTATCGATAAATCCCCGATTTTGAAAAGGATTCAATGGGTTCGATAAGTCATCAATATAGTAGTTAATGAGATAGCAAGTTACGGGAAGAATATCAGTCATAAATCTAGGGCCATAACAATAACCAGCCCACCAAAATATATAAAAGCAGTAGCTAAAGAATAGACCTAAAGCCGCCAAGGTCATGCTTCCTATTAGCTTTTCGTCTTTATAAGATCTAAGCTTAAATACTTTGTATGCTCCAAGAAAAGAATATAAGATTATAGGAGAAAAGATAAAAATACCTCGACTAGGACTAATTAAAGTCCCTAAAGAAGCTTCAACAAAAGTCTTTACGGTAAATGAATACAAGGGGACACTAATACTAGAATATCCACCAATAAAGTTACCGAAATAGTAAAAATTCCATAAGAAACCTGGTATGGCTGATGCCATACCTAAAATTAAAAAAATAGAAAAAAATCTATAGACAACTAATGAATACAATAAAGCTGAAACTAAAAATAGGGTACTTGTAGGGCGAATAATTGGAAGGAATCCACAAAAAATACCAGCGATAATTAAAATAACAATTTTAGAGTTTCTTCTGCTAGTATAATTGGCTTTAATCAAGCAAAAAATGATAATAGTTACAGAAAGGTTGGATAGTCCGTGCTGCCATAAGCCTTGCGAACTGGTCATCCACGTGTTTGTAGCAAAAGCAAAGATAAAAGTCGAGACTAAAGCAACGCTTTTCTTAAACTTGAAACTAGAAGCCAAATAGAAGAAAACTACAGAAATGGCGGTGGTGATTGCTGCTGCTATTTTTTCAAAAAATACTCTGTAAAATTCAAAGCTTTCATGAGTTAAATTTACAGGAATATGAAATATTTTTAAATAAATATAGAAAATCAAATAAAGAGGAGAAGTAAGAACAGCAACTCCAATGGGATAGACAGACGTTAAATGTCCATTTTGTGATTCCACAAAAGAGTAATAAACTCCGCGTTCTACAAAGTAACTTTCTCTAAAAACGTCTAAATTAATAGTGTGATTTTCAAGTAAGTTAAATATTAAAACAGTATTGGGAATTGAATCTCCC
This portion of the Microcoleus sp. AS-A8 genome encodes:
- a CDS encoding glycosyltransferase family 4 protein, giving the protein MLKVVVDATPLLPKPSGVGFYVYNVIRALHTLQAQDNFELGIVYQPSLKNWMQGRLSFPETLTQYSNLYLLPLPVRFTNILATFPNPFLNYFEQKMGYPDIMHGTNYAVYPCQKSLKLMNIYDLSFIKYPNYVNSIVRTYTQRVKQSLKWTDLILTISESSKQDIVHYLNVDPERICVTPLASRYDSISLTAGLMEQTLKTVNYDFSKPYILFVSTIEPRKNIIALISAFNQLKQKYKIEHQLVLIGQKGWKYQSIFAAIEDSPWQNEIHHLNYLSDEIVALFYAKADVFAYPSHYEGFGLPVLEAMTLGAPVVTSNTSSLPEVAGDAALLIDPNDPIALAEALLQVITNSQLRKVLIEKGKERAKLYSWENTAKATLQAYRTLMT
- a CDS encoding GDP-mannose 4,6-dehydratase; the protein is MTVKKALITGLTGQDGSYLAELLIDKGYQVFGLVRRSSSGNISRISHLSGNVQILSGDLLDQCSLMDAIAQSQPDEIYNLASQSYVPLSWTQPSLTAEYTALGVSRLLESIRRCKPDAKFYQASSSEVFGQPDESPQTERTAFRPRNPYGVAKAYAHWMTVNYRQQYNLYACCGITYTHESPRRGTEFVFRKITRAAAMIKLGLAQELKLGNLDARRDWCYAQDAVYAMWMMLQQEKPDDYIIASGETHSVRELVECAFNCVGLNWQNYVSVDPAFYRPDESVQLVGCIGKIKSQLHWTPQHSFEQLVEIMVDHDLKELTHTKA